A single window of uncultured Pseudodesulfovibrio sp. DNA harbors:
- the ilvC gene encoding ketol-acid reductoisomerase codes for MKVYYEKDADLNLLKDKTVAVVGYGSQGHAHAQNLRDSGVNVIVAQRPGGPNYDLAKEHGFEPMSVAEASKLADMIMILLPDQHQAVVFANEILPHLEEGNVIAFGHGFNVHFQQIVPPKGVDCVMIAPKGPGHLVRRTYTEGGAVPCLAAVATDASGNAMDIALAYAKGIGGTRSGVIETTFKEETETDLFGEQAVLCGGLTALCKAGFDTLVEAGYQPEVAYFECLHELKLIIDLMYEGGMAKMRYSISDTAEFGDYVTGPRIITDETREEMRRVLKDIQEGKFARDFILDNQAGQVGLKTMRRIGAESQIEEVGGRLREMMSWLQK; via the coding sequence ATGAAAGTGTATTACGAGAAAGATGCTGACCTGAACTTGTTGAAAGATAAGACTGTGGCCGTTGTGGGTTACGGCAGTCAGGGTCATGCCCACGCACAGAACCTTCGGGATTCTGGCGTCAACGTCATCGTGGCTCAGCGCCCCGGTGGCCCCAACTATGATCTTGCTAAGGAACACGGTTTTGAGCCGATGTCTGTTGCCGAAGCTTCCAAGCTGGCTGACATGATCATGATTTTGTTGCCTGATCAGCATCAGGCTGTTGTTTTTGCCAATGAAATTCTTCCGCACCTTGAAGAGGGCAACGTTATTGCCTTTGGTCACGGTTTCAACGTGCATTTTCAGCAGATCGTTCCGCCCAAGGGTGTTGACTGCGTTATGATCGCTCCAAAGGGTCCCGGTCATCTCGTACGTCGTACCTACACCGAAGGTGGAGCTGTTCCCTGCCTCGCCGCTGTCGCAACCGACGCTTCCGGCAATGCTATGGATATTGCTCTGGCATATGCCAAGGGTATCGGCGGCACCCGTTCCGGTGTTATCGAGACTACATTCAAGGAAGAGACTGAGACAGATCTCTTCGGCGAACAGGCTGTGCTTTGTGGCGGTTTGACTGCATTGTGTAAGGCTGGTTTCGACACTTTGGTCGAAGCTGGTTACCAGCCCGAAGTCGCATATTTCGAGTGCTTGCACGAGCTTAAATTGATCATCGACCTCATGTATGAGGGCGGTATGGCCAAGATGCGTTATTCCATCTCCGACACTGCTGAGTTCGGCGATTACGTCACTGGTCCTCGCATCATCACCGATGAAACTCGCGAGGAAATGCGTCGCGTTCTGAAGGATATTCAGGAAGGCAAGTTCGCTCGTGATTTCATTCTCGACAACCAGGCCGGTCAGGTCGGTCTCAAGACTATGCGT